The following are encoded in a window of Acidobacteriota bacterium genomic DNA:
- a CDS encoding glycosyltransferase → MTEVAIVILDLDGGEMLERCLDSLERQTLAPKRVVIFDNGSVDPVAGRLRPASLPIEIIRNDRNIGFARGADQAIRATSEPYVALINNDVVLEPQWLENLAGRLEERDDLAAVQSLNLQPDGMIDGAGIAPRDGRIVQAGHGSPLESFDCRFREIWGVSATAALYRRGALESVRKGGEIFLGLLETYYEDVELAARLRREGWKAELLDEPLAVHIGSGSEVKLAGRAVFLRTRNRYFIARIHHGVGNIPALLSEDFRAIVRSSARLHARSVIDRIRGIVSGLSGTVAARM, encoded by the coding sequence GTGACTGAGGTGGCGATCGTCATCCTCGACCTCGACGGGGGCGAGATGCTCGAGCGTTGCCTGGATTCGCTCGAGCGACAGACGCTTGCTCCGAAGCGGGTGGTGATCTTCGACAACGGCTCCGTCGATCCTGTCGCCGGCCGGCTGAGGCCTGCATCCCTTCCGATCGAGATCATCCGGAATGATCGCAACATCGGATTTGCGCGGGGAGCCGACCAGGCGATCCGAGCGACGAGCGAACCGTACGTCGCGCTGATCAACAACGACGTCGTACTCGAACCGCAATGGCTGGAAAATCTCGCGGGAAGGCTCGAGGAGCGAGATGATCTGGCCGCGGTTCAGTCGCTCAATCTTCAGCCCGACGGGATGATCGACGGAGCGGGTATCGCGCCGCGGGATGGCCGGATCGTTCAGGCCGGTCACGGGAGTCCGCTCGAATCTTTCGACTGCCGGTTCCGCGAGATCTGGGGTGTTTCGGCGACTGCGGCCCTCTACCGGCGAGGAGCGCTCGAGAGCGTACGCAAAGGCGGCGAGATCTTCCTCGGTCTTCTCGAGACCTACTACGAAGACGTCGAGCTGGCAGCGCGTCTTCGAAGAGAGGGATGGAAGGCCGAGCTACTCGACGAGCCCCTGGCCGTGCACATCGGGTCGGGTTCAGAGGTAAAACTTGCAGGCAGAGCAGTGTTTCTTCGGACGAGAAATCGATATTTCATCGCGCGAATCCATCATGGCGTCGGCAACATTCCAGCGCTTCTCTCGGAGGATTTCCGCGCGATCGTTCGATCGTCGGCGAGGCTCCACGCCCGATCGGTCATCGACCGTATCCGGGGAATCGTCAGCGGCCTGAGCGGGACGGTTGCGGCCCGAATGTGA
- a CDS encoding tandem-95 repeat protein codes for MTRCLIILAAGLSLLAVTPSVYAATCDSVTTGTWDNAATWSCGAVPSSIDDVTVVSPHVVTLNTFEAAQTTTVFGTLDLANNSSSNLTTSGLTVDAAGRVQLDDSSALSSSGAIQIDGNILPLPTATFGSGQFFVDAGTTSFGGSGSIDILTNIRASSLTLADPIPAFSVGLTFDTTDTAGATFTVNGTLVVTGQLRIETFNPNTVSLGPGSIIDLAGDLTGGGNVVFDTGSELRLEGEDFNFGSFSGANITYDGTVTYDGTTAQKIEGRNYYNLTLDATASPEFFYYYDPPTVYNDFTIRKSGHLQIAESSVLSGPGANQLVMEAVSRFDLEGNNAKTPPAFATFPKGFTGYQLDPTSTVEYSAAANQIIDGTPAYGNLIVTSMYQKIYVGANLPPASLEGGEESNSVTSRQRAVSRSGSSVLRPNAGATWTKPVVTADLNVLGFLQVLDDGAQSPADNVILDMAGFNLSVTGDVLGNADEGFDALVDGTVLFSGTEKVTVGGSWEVEISGTPATATFNGTGTSFSSHLILYPLAWNTLTIAGGPYQIASPSSAQSLFLTNLSTLAPATGRFSVFQQLGGDGSLSGTLDVDGPTTVSGSPFISQDIAINPAATLTNTGNLNVLGGVVSQSSGGSFVAGSGSLLAISGATPLDPSLTFDFSTNQNILVFAGGNQSVPSLTYSELSLQGSGTKTAAGDIVAAELVVASGVTFDSSTGLKDSFSRSINIAGTYLTGTKTIVFNGSTLQFLTAANPLSFSNLTIQQNLDLTSGTDLTITGTLDLGTNVLTVNGPTPLTLDSTSNVSEAGGYIQGPVKQIVTAGQTKTLPVGVGGVVAPVTITVDATTASPASIQVTAVGTTEPNAPAGSLDLYWQLTPTNIGQADVTFRYADSDVVGNESQYQLARWDGTQWVVPPGANVDTTNNIASAPNVTAFSPWTLIPFASCTVSNLADGGGGSLRQAITDANAGLCNVIDFTVSGTIQITTELPALTQTTGVLIDGFTAPGSSADTAPMGSPSNAIRTIVVETEPANYIGTNMLQISGSNNIITGIHFHDTNASQTLFVTGPDNTIAGNELDTGVSQVVISGAGATGNLIGGPNPSDRNVFHSASNFGVELSGPFNTVEGNTLGFDMSGAPAGSGGSGIHTNSVNGNVIAANVISNNAQFSGAGVEIFGGTGTQITDNWIGTGLDGTGGLGNGVGSSSGPVGILLSSTSGNTVTSNVITGHDGAGFATGGIYIDGSDTNTLAGNTIGLDVTSAAAPNSYGIFIASFSDQNVIGGGNGINTISSNTLDGVAIVDTSGSVSTAPLGNKVVENIIESNGDLPIDLADDGLTANDAGDADIGPNNLQNFPTLNSAWYDSTAGTVQVHFALDSSSSGAGGTLVELARVDATGILEPLGAQCFAGAFFTNQSMTTPSGGVVSGSSVAALATSYADTGCTTLLDGTSELGTPMVVNTYPIANADSAATNEDTAVTINVVANDTDAEDGTPVLVSVGPAVNGTTAIVSGQVQYTPNANFFGTDSFSYTVQDSGGLTASATVTVTVNAVNDPPVAANDAYSTSEDTVLTVPAPGVLSNDTDADGDPLTAVLVTTTSNGTLTLNSDGSFTYTPNADFNGSDSFTYQAFDGAASSNTATVTLTVNAANDPPVAANDAYSTSEDTVLTVPAPGVLSNDTDADGDPLTAVLVTTTSNGTLTLNSDGSFTYTPNANFNGSDSFTYQAFDGSASSNTATVTLTVNAVNDPPVANPDSASTSFETSVVINVVSNDTDVDGDTLTVSGNTQPANGSASCSGTSCTYTPAAGFTGTDSFNYTVSDGNGGTDTTTVNVTVLAATDADLQITKTGPGTATRGSQIDFTIMVKNNGPGSALNVVVDDTSDPGLEHQDNSGDCTTAFPCNLGTLSSGQTKVITSTFGVIGAGSLSNTASVSSSTADPNTSNNTSTAVVNACPSAPTGLQPSGTINNPQSGTLGWNGSADRFVVFLGPAGAGCNTRLGETTDNSISYSGLDPNTEYDWRVVAISDGCIEASSSCVRFTTGGECGTEAPELISPDDNSAPTTPVLFQWSSVEGVSGYVVYAGAEGEPMNEVARTSQNETSASVAIGPGRVQWRVEALYGTNCPPVSSRTGAFTAVLAGECREEKPQNINPAQGASNLASPLTFSWIGVDGATGYRVWVAIEDEFPVVVATTSGATSATAEVPSGQLFWYVQALFDGCPPTISDPTSFSVAPGSNCPTDAAQLIAPQNGETVAGEVTFEWTEVSGAVRYAVWASVDGDAPAIVGTTTDPTLTRRMDFGEIEWFVQTFFGGCPAIFSERNTFDSVEDFECPTGVAQPLLPADGASFSNALVAFSWTPVDGADGYRVLGRFGGIGEFEVIGSSLAGTELQIPIEGSFLEWKVETVFIGCPPTESITRSLEINQIACSTEVSELLLPAVQSTLPDERVLMTWTLVDGAAAYEVWVASIDGVPSKVALTDGLTTDVEVDLDEGVYQWWVNAVLGGECDKTRSENGSFSVDFPSPDACDSESELVLISPSEGAAELVSPIILEWTAVPDATSYRIFTINPAGVATPFGPVRESNQAVVQFEPGIVRWYVVANRAACSPLRSPIQHFRVESGAECDVPDRPSLRVPQKVASDTEYRVAWDQVPGATVYEVQEAPVPVFAGVPVQVVNGTTASFIHTVEAGRRSFFYRVRAIGDCNGERGNYSSVARVFVDASSVSETDALSRGGLTTMAEDVPGGFATVELNKDSLSRKDIEQFTVTLTGDGTFQVVPDQPWLTVEPEIVTLTPAGVQVTVFAEMGDLPLGSNQASLDLIPVAGKNGVTTNQTGGTVGVSVAMVTPVSSQPKNEPLPESLIIPAVAHTNGANGSTWLSDVRLSNVGSTAQKYQLNFTPSSTDGTREGQSTTIDVKPGSSVALNDLLANWFGAVEENASGLLEIRPLKATTSSSIGGLAAVASGGPASLASSRTYNFTPEGTFGHYVPAIRFDQFVGTTVPEGETKPVLSMQQIAQSSAFRTNLGLVEASGNATTAQVTIFSASGAQLGQFLVPMQAGSHVQLNAVLAQNNIFVENGRIEVEAVEGDGKLMAYAAVIDNRTNDPQLVQAVSKNSASGRRWVIPGVADIDTGAASWRTDTRIYNAGNQSVEATLTFYPQADPGSPITRSVTINSGETFVADDILQSLFGVNTNGGAVHVETAQNAQLIATARTYDLRSDGGTVGQFIPAQAADRGTAVGERALQILQVEQSDRFRANIGLAETTGNPVVVEVSAIVPGAKAAPRIRVNLQGNQFTQLLKVLETLGVPNSYNSRVAIKVVGGSGRVVAYGSIIDNITQDPTYVPAQ; via the coding sequence ATGACCCGGTGTCTGATCATTCTGGCGGCCGGGCTCTCGCTGCTTGCCGTGACCCCATCGGTTTACGCCGCCACCTGCGATTCGGTCACGACTGGGACCTGGGACAACGCCGCCACATGGAGCTGCGGAGCCGTGCCGAGCTCGATTGACGACGTGACTGTAGTATCGCCCCACGTCGTCACGCTCAATACCTTCGAAGCGGCCCAGACGACGACGGTCTTCGGCACGCTCGATCTCGCCAACAACAGTTCGAGCAATCTCACTACGAGCGGGCTCACGGTCGATGCGGCGGGTCGGGTCCAGCTGGACGACTCATCGGCCCTCAGCTCGAGCGGGGCAATTCAAATTGACGGGAACATTCTCCCGCTCCCAACAGCGACTTTCGGTAGCGGTCAATTTTTCGTGGATGCCGGAACGACGTCATTCGGTGGCTCCGGCTCGATTGACATCCTGACAAACATCAGGGCGTCGAGTTTGACGCTCGCCGATCCCATTCCGGCTTTTTCTGTAGGCCTCACTTTCGACACGACCGATACCGCGGGTGCGACTTTTACAGTCAACGGAACGCTCGTGGTGACAGGCCAACTGCGCATTGAAACCTTCAACCCCAATACGGTCAGCCTCGGTCCCGGCAGTATCATCGATCTCGCGGGAGATCTTACCGGGGGCGGGAATGTGGTCTTCGACACGGGCAGCGAGCTCCGGCTCGAAGGAGAGGACTTCAATTTCGGCTCGTTTTCCGGCGCCAATATCACCTATGACGGTACCGTCACTTACGACGGGACCACGGCGCAGAAAATCGAGGGGAGAAATTATTACAATCTGACGCTCGACGCGACGGCTTCCCCGGAGTTCTTCTACTACTACGACCCACCGACTGTCTACAACGACTTCACGATCAGGAAGAGCGGACATCTCCAGATCGCCGAAAGCTCGGTCCTGTCGGGTCCGGGCGCGAACCAGCTCGTCATGGAAGCTGTGTCGAGGTTCGATCTCGAAGGCAACAATGCCAAGACTCCGCCCGCGTTCGCGACTTTTCCAAAGGGTTTCACGGGCTATCAGCTCGACCCCACGAGTACGGTCGAGTACAGCGCGGCCGCCAATCAGATCATCGACGGGACCCCCGCATACGGCAACCTGATCGTCACATCGATGTATCAGAAGATCTACGTCGGTGCGAACCTGCCACCAGCATCTCTCGAGGGAGGTGAGGAGAGCAATTCGGTCACGTCGCGTCAGCGTGCGGTCAGCCGGTCCGGAAGCTCGGTCCTTCGTCCCAACGCAGGGGCAACCTGGACCAAACCGGTGGTCACCGCTGATCTGAATGTCCTCGGTTTTCTCCAGGTTCTCGATGATGGAGCTCAAAGTCCGGCCGACAATGTCATCCTGGACATGGCCGGGTTCAACCTCAGCGTCACCGGTGACGTGCTTGGAAATGCAGACGAGGGCTTCGACGCCCTGGTCGATGGCACAGTCCTTTTCAGCGGTACGGAGAAGGTCACGGTCGGCGGAAGCTGGGAAGTCGAAATCTCGGGGACTCCCGCGACGGCGACATTCAACGGGACCGGCACGAGCTTCTCCTCCCATTTGATTCTCTATCCATTGGCCTGGAACACTCTGACCATCGCGGGAGGGCCCTATCAGATCGCCAGCCCATCCAGTGCGCAGTCGCTGTTTCTGACGAATCTCTCCACCCTCGCTCCGGCGACGGGACGGTTCAGCGTCTTCCAGCAACTCGGCGGTGACGGTTCGTTGTCGGGAACCCTCGACGTCGACGGACCCACCACGGTCAGCGGCTCTCCATTCATCTCCCAGGATATTGCCATCAATCCGGCAGCAACTCTCACGAATACCGGTAATCTCAACGTCCTCGGGGGAGTCGTCTCTCAAAGTTCAGGCGGATCGTTCGTGGCAGGGTCCGGCTCGCTGCTGGCAATCTCGGGGGCCACACCGCTCGACCCGAGCCTCACATTCGACTTTTCGACCAACCAGAACATTCTGGTCTTTGCCGGTGGCAACCAGTCAGTCCCGTCACTCACCTACAGCGAGTTGAGCCTTCAGGGCTCCGGGACAAAGACCGCGGCAGGAGACATCGTTGCAGCGGAGCTGGTGGTTGCTTCGGGTGTCACGTTCGACTCTTCGACCGGCCTCAAGGATTCCTTCAGCCGCAGCATCAACATCGCTGGTACCTATCTCACCGGAACGAAAACGATCGTCTTCAACGGGTCCACCCTGCAGTTTCTCACCGCCGCGAACCCGTTGTCGTTTTCCAATCTGACGATCCAGCAGAATCTCGATCTCACTTCTGGTACGGATCTCACCATCACCGGGACACTCGACCTCGGCACGAATGTTCTGACCGTGAACGGACCCACGCCGCTGACACTCGACTCGACATCCAACGTGTCGGAGGCGGGCGGCTACATCCAGGGCCCGGTCAAACAGATCGTGACCGCGGGACAGACAAAGACCCTTCCCGTCGGAGTCGGTGGAGTTGTCGCACCAGTGACGATCACGGTCGACGCGACCACGGCGTCTCCCGCCTCGATCCAGGTCACCGCTGTCGGCACGACCGAGCCGAACGCACCGGCCGGTTCGCTCGACCTCTACTGGCAGCTCACCCCGACCAACATCGGCCAGGCGGACGTAACCTTCCGGTATGCCGATTCGGACGTGGTGGGGAATGAATCGCAGTACCAGCTCGCCCGCTGGGACGGCACGCAGTGGGTCGTACCCCCAGGTGCGAACGTCGACACGACGAACAACATCGCCTCTGCGCCGAACGTCACCGCGTTCTCCCCCTGGACACTGATCCCGTTCGCGAGCTGCACCGTATCGAATCTCGCCGACGGTGGTGGCGGCTCGCTCCGCCAGGCCATCACCGACGCAAACGCCGGGCTGTGCAACGTGATCGATTTCACCGTCTCGGGCACCATCCAGATCACGACTGAGCTTCCCGCGCTGACCCAGACCACCGGCGTTCTGATCGATGGATTCACCGCTCCCGGCTCCTCGGCCGACACCGCGCCGATGGGCTCTCCGTCGAACGCCATCCGCACGATCGTCGTCGAGACCGAGCCGGCCAACTACATCGGCACCAACATGCTGCAGATCTCCGGATCGAACAACATCATCACCGGCATCCACTTCCACGATACCAACGCTTCGCAAACGCTTTTCGTCACCGGGCCCGACAATACGATCGCGGGTAACGAGCTCGATACCGGTGTATCGCAGGTCGTGATCTCGGGAGCGGGAGCCACGGGTAACCTGATCGGCGGGCCGAACCCGTCCGACCGCAACGTCTTCCATTCGGCCAGCAACTTCGGAGTCGAGCTCTCCGGTCCGTTCAACACGGTCGAGGGCAATACCCTCGGCTTCGACATGTCGGGCGCACCCGCCGGATCCGGCGGCAGCGGTATTCACACGAACAGTGTGAACGGAAACGTGATCGCCGCGAACGTCATATCGAACAACGCCCAGTTCTCGGGGGCTGGAGTCGAGATCTTCGGAGGAACGGGAACGCAGATCACGGACAACTGGATCGGGACGGGCCTCGACGGAACGGGCGGGCTCGGCAACGGCGTCGGCTCGTCCAGCGGCCCGGTCGGCATCCTTCTCTCGAGCACCAGCGGAAACACGGTCACCAGCAACGTCATCACGGGTCACGACGGTGCCGGCTTCGCCACGGGAGGCATCTACATCGATGGTTCCGACACGAACACCCTCGCCGGCAATACGATCGGTCTCGACGTCACCAGCGCAGCTGCCCCGAACTCCTACGGAATCTTCATCGCCAGCTTCTCCGATCAGAACGTCATCGGAGGTGGCAACGGCATCAATACGATCAGCAGCAACACACTCGACGGGGTCGCGATCGTCGATACATCCGGTTCGGTGAGCACGGCCCCGCTCGGTAATAAGGTCGTCGAGAACATCATCGAGTCGAACGGGGACCTGCCGATCGATCTCGCCGACGACGGCCTCACGGCAAATGACGCCGGCGACGCCGACATCGGCCCGAACAATCTCCAGAACTTCCCGACGCTGAACTCCGCCTGGTACGACTCGACCGCAGGAACGGTGCAGGTGCACTTCGCACTCGACTCATCGTCGTCCGGCGCCGGCGGCACTCTCGTCGAGCTCGCCCGTGTGGATGCGACCGGCATTCTCGAGCCCCTCGGAGCTCAGTGCTTCGCCGGAGCGTTCTTCACGAACCAGTCGATGACCACTCCATCGGGTGGCGTCGTCTCGGGATCGTCGGTGGCGGCACTCGCCACTTCCTACGCCGATACCGGGTGCACCACTCTGCTCGACGGAACGTCTGAGCTTGGGACGCCAATGGTCGTCAACACCTATCCGATCGCCAACGCCGACTCGGCGGCGACGAACGAAGATACCGCGGTCACCATCAACGTCGTCGCGAACGACACGGATGCCGAGGATGGCACTCCTGTTCTGGTCTCGGTGGGGCCGGCTGTCAACGGCACGACGGCGATCGTCAGCGGGCAGGTTCAGTACACGCCGAATGCGAACTTCTTCGGAACGGACAGCTTCTCCTACACCGTTCAGGACTCCGGAGGCCTGACCGCTTCCGCCACGGTCACCGTGACGGTCAATGCCGTCAACGATCCGCCGGTGGCGGCCAACGACGCCTATTCGACCTCCGAGGACACCGTCCTGACGGTTCCAGCGCCGGGTGTTCTCTCGAACGACACCGACGCTGATGGCGATCCCCTCACCGCGGTCCTCGTGACGACGACCTCGAACGGGACGCTCACGCTCAACAGCGACGGCTCGTTCACCTACACGCCCAACGCGGATTTCAACGGCTCCGACAGCTTCACCTATCAGGCCTTCGACGGAGCGGCTTCGTCGAACACGGCCACGGTCACCCTCACGGTCAATGCTGCCAATGACCCGCCGGTCGCGGCCAACGACGCCTATTCGACCTCCGAGGACACCGTTCTGACCGTTCCAGCGCCGGGCGTTCTCTCGAACGACACCGACGCCGACGGCGATCCCCTCACCGCGGTCCTCGTGACGACGACCTCGAACGGGACGCTCACGCTCAACAGCGACGGCTCATTCACGTACACGCCCAACGCGAACTTCAACGGCTCCGACAGCTTCACTTATCAGGCATTCGACGGATCCGCTTCGTCGAACACGGCTACGGTCACCCTCACGGTCAATGCAGTCAACGATCCGCCGGTGGCCAACCCCGACTCCGCGTCGACTTCGTTCGAAACATCCGTCGTCATCAACGTCGTGTCGAACGATACGGACGTGGATGGGGATACGCTGACGGTCAGCGGCAATACCCAGCCCGCGAACGGCTCGGCGAGCTGCTCCGGCACGAGCTGCACCTATACCCCCGCCGCCGGGTTCACCGGAACCGATTCGTTCAACTACACCGTCTCGGACGGCAATGGCGGAACCGATACGACTACCGTCAACGTCACCGTGCTCGCGGCGACCGACGCGGACCTGCAGATCACCAAAACGGGTCCTGGTACCGCCACGCGAGGTAGCCAGATCGACTTCACGATCATGGTGAAGAACAACGGTCCGGGTTCCGCGCTGAACGTGGTGGTCGACGACACATCGGACCCAGGCCTCGAGCACCAGGACAACAGCGGCGACTGCACGACCGCGTTCCCCTGCAACCTCGGGACTCTGAGCTCGGGCCAGACGAAGGTGATCACGTCGACCTTCGGCGTGATCGGGGCCGGCTCGCTCAGCAACACCGCCTCGGTCAGCTCGTCGACGGCGGATCCGAACACTTCGAACAACACCTCGACGGCGGTCGTCAACGCCTGTCCGAGCGCGCCGACGGGTCTTCAGCCATCGGGCACGATTAACAATCCGCAGTCCGGAACGCTGGGCTGGAACGGCTCGGCCGACCGGTTCGTGGTTTTCCTCGGTCCCGCCGGAGCGGGCTGCAATACCCGGCTCGGCGAGACCACCGACAACTCGATCAGCTACAGCGGTCTCGATCCCAACACCGAGTACGACTGGCGCGTGGTCGCGATCTCCGACGGTTGCATCGAGGCCTCATCGAGCTGCGTACGGTTCACGACCGGCGGCGAGTGCGGTACCGAAGCCCCCGAGCTGATCTCGCCCGACGACAACTCCGCTCCGACCACCCCCGTGCTGTTCCAGTGGAGCTCGGTCGAAGGGGTCAGCGGATACGTGGTCTATGCGGGCGCCGAGGGCGAGCCGATGAACGAGGTCGCGCGCACGAGCCAGAATGAGACGAGCGCGAGCGTCGCGATCGGTCCTGGTCGCGTGCAGTGGCGCGTCGAAGCATTGTATGGAACCAACTGCCCGCCGGTCTCGTCGCGAACGGGAGCCTTCACGGCCGTTCTCGCAGGCGAGTGCCGCGAAGAGAAGCCGCAGAACATCAATCCGGCTCAGGGAGCGAGCAATCTGGCCTCACCGCTGACTTTCAGCTGGATCGGGGTCGACGGAGCCACCGGCTATCGCGTCTGGGTTGCGATCGAGGACGAGTTCCCGGTCGTCGTTGCAACCACGTCCGGGGCGACCAGCGCAACGGCTGAGGTGCCGTCCGGACAGCTGTTCTGGTACGTCCAGGCGCTGTTCGACGGATGTCCTCCCACGATCTCGGATCCGACGAGCTTCAGTGTCGCCCCCGGATCGAATTGCCCGACCGACGCCGCACAACTGATCGCACCGCAAAACGGCGAGACCGTTGCCGGTGAAGTGACGTTCGAATGGACCGAGGTTTCGGGAGCGGTTCGCTATGCCGTCTGGGCGAGTGTCGATGGTGATGCACCTGCAATCGTCGGCACCACGACCGACCCGACGCTCACCCGCCGGATGGACTTCGGCGAGATCGAGTGGTTCGTCCAGACCTTCTTCGGAGGCTGCCCGGCGATATTCTCCGAGCGCAATACCTTCGACTCGGTCGAGGACTTCGAGTGCCCGACCGGTGTTGCACAACCGCTGTTGCCGGCTGACGGGGCGAGCTTCTCGAATGCTCTGGTCGCCTTCTCATGGACGCCGGTCGACGGCGCGGACGGTTACCGCGTGCTCGGCCGCTTCGGCGGCATCGGCGAGTTCGAGGTCATCGGCTCATCGCTTGCCGGCACCGAGCTTCAGATCCCCATCGAGGGAAGCTTCCTCGAGTGGAAGGTCGAGACGGTGTTCATCGGCTGTCCGCCGACCGAGTCGATCACCCGCTCTCTGGAGATCAACCAGATTGCATGTTCGACAGAGGTCTCGGAGCTGCTGCTCCCGGCCGTGCAGTCGACCCTGCCGGATGAACGCGTCCTGATGACCTGGACGCTTGTCGACGGTGCGGCGGCCTACGAAGTGTGGGTCGCTTCGATCGACGGTGTTCCGAGCAAGGTTGCCCTGACCGACGGGCTCACGACCGATGTCGAGGTCGACCTCGACGAGGGTGTCTACCAGTGGTGGGTCAATGCTGTTCTCGGCGGCGAGTGCGACAAGACGCGCTCCGAGAATGGATCCTTCTCGGTCGACTTCCCCAGCCCGGACGCGTGCGACTCCGAGTCGGAGCTCGTGCTGATCTCGCCGAGCGAAGGTGCGGCCGAGCTCGTCTCGCCCATCATCCTCGAGTGGACGGCCGTGCCGGACGCGACCAGCTACAGGATCTTCACGATCAATCCGGCCGGCGTGGCCACGCCGTTCGGCCCGGTCCGCGAGTCGAACCAGGCAGTCGTCCAGTTCGAGCCCGGAATCGTCCGCTGGTACGTCGTCGCAAACCGCGCCGCATGTTCGCCGCTGCGGAGTCCGATCCAGCACTTCCGCGTCGAATCGGGCGCTGAATGTGACGTTCCCGACCGGCCGAGTCTCAGAGTTCCACAGAAGGTCGCTTCCGACACCGAGTACCGGGTGGCCTGGGATCAGGTCCCTGGAGCGACGGTCTACGAGGTCCAGGAAGCCCCGGTCCCGGTCTTCGCCGGTGTTCCGGTACAGGTCGTCAACGGCACGACCGCGAGCTTCATCCACACGGTCGAGGCGGGGCGCAGAAGCTTCTTCTATCGTGTCCGGGCGATCGGCGACTGCAACGGCGAGCGCGGCAACTACTCCTCGGTGGCCCGCGTCTTCGTCGACGCATCCTCGGTCTCCGAGACTGACGCGCTGAGCCGTGGAGGTCTGACCACGATGGCCGAGGATGTTCCGGGGGGATTCGCCACGGTCGAGCTCAACAAGGACTCGCTGTCGAGAAAAGACATCGAGCAGTTCACGGTGACTCTGACCGGAGATGGAACCTTCCAGGTCGTACCCGATCAGCCATGGCTCACCGTCGAGCCGGAGATCGTCACACTGACGCCGGCCGGCGTTCAGGTGACCGTCTTCGCCGAGATGGGTGATCTGCCCCTGGGATCGAATCAGGCGAGCCTCGATCTGATACCGGTGGCCGGCAAGAACGGCGTCACGACCAACCAGACTGGCGGAACGGTCGGGGTCTCGGTGGCGATGGTGACACCGGTCTCGTCCCAGCCGAAGAACGAGCCGCTGCCGGAGTCTCTGATCATTCCGGCGGTCGCGCACACGAACGGCGCAAACGGCTCGACGTGGCTCTCCGATGTCCGGCTGAGCAACGTCGGATCGACCGCGCAGAAGTACCAGCTCAACTTCACGCCATCGTCGACCGACGGTACCCGCGAGGGACAGTCGACGACGATCGACGTCAAGCCGGGCAGCTCGGTTGCGCTCAACGATCTGCTGGCCAACTGGTTCGGTGCCGTCGAGGAGAACGCCTCGGGTCTTCTCGAGATCCGTCCTCTGAAAGCGACGACCTCCTCATCGATCGGCGGTCTCGCCGCGGTCGCCTCGGGCGGTCCGGCTTCGCTCGCGTCGTCGCGAACCTACAACTTCACCCCCGAGGGGACCTTCGGCCACTACGTCCCGGCGATCCGGTTCGATCAGTTCGTCGGCACGACCGTCCCCGAGGGAGAGACCAAGCCGGTGCTTTCGATGCAGCAGATCGCGCAGTCCTCGGCGTTCCGCACGAATCTCGGCCTGGTCGAAGCCTCCGGCAACGCGACGACCGCGCAGGTCACCATCTTCTCGGCCTCCGGCGCCCAGCTCGGTCAGTTCCTCGTCCCGATGCAGGCTGGCTCTCACGTCCAGCTCAACGCCGTTCTCGCGCAGAACAACATCTTCGTCGAGAACGGACGGATCGAGGTCGAGGCCGTCGAAGGTGACGGCAAGCTGATGGCCTATGCCGCCGTGATCGACAACCGCACCAACGATCCCCAGCTCGTTCAGGCCGTCTCGAAGAATTCCGCGAGCGGCCGGCGCTGGGTCATCCCAGGTGTGGCCGACATCGATACCGGCGCCGCGTCCTGGCGAACCGATACCAGGATCTACAACGCCGGCAATCAGAGCGTCGAGGCAACCCTGACGTTCTATCCGCAGGCGGATCCGGGATCCCCGATCACCCGCTCAGTGACGATCAACTCCGGCGAGACTTTCGTCGCCGACGACATCCTCCAGTCGCTGTTCGGCGTAAACACCAACGGTGGCGCCGTTCACGTGGAGACGGCGCAGAACGCGCAGCTGATCGCCACCGCGAGAACCTATGATCTCCGCTCCGACGGCGGCACGGTCGGACAGTTCATCCCGGCGCAGGCGGCCGACCGCGGTACGGCAGTCGGCGAGCGTGCGCTGCAGATCCTCCAGGTCGAACAGTCCGACAGGTTCCGCGCCAACATCGGTCTGGCCGAGACCACCGGCAACCCGGTCGTCGTCGAAGTCTCGGCGATCGTTCCGGGAGCGAAGGCCGCTCCGAGAATCCGGGTCAACCTCCAGGGCAATCAGTTCACTCAGCTCCTCAAGGTCCTCGAAACCCTCGGTGTCCCCAACTCGTACAACTCGCGCGTCGCGATCAAGGTGGTCGGCGGCAGCGGGCGGGTCGTCGCCTACGGCTCGATCATCGACAACATCACTCAGGACCCCACCTACGTCCCCGCACAGTAG